A single Filimonas effusa DNA region contains:
- a CDS encoding glycoside hydrolase family 5 protein, with translation MLSRHLGITALLVLNLSGLFYSCKKDSTASTEGESTNGSVVTVKAAGILNGVNLQPSYYNNGNPVIDWALMKQQTKIKTVRIEIEPGFETQAKNWISGAVSNGFAVIATYHKYTVLGSDNVSDLNAAANWWLANYAQLSKAGAFTINLINEWGSHNLSANAYASAYNTAIETVRKVYSGKIIIDIPGWGQETAVAAAAAKGYNGGIKIKDTNYILSAHIYPGAWNQAKNRYVNTSDIDDLISAGVPCMIGEFGNAGGSGANWSAIVDYAKTKGLAVLGWCWNGDGNDMNMVAPSWATNATATAFSLNNYFNVVYDKL, from the coding sequence ATGTTATCAAGGCATTTGGGGATAACTGCGTTGTTGGTTCTTAACCTGTCTGGTCTCTTTTATTCCTGTAAAAAGGATAGTACCGCTTCTACAGAGGGAGAATCCACTAATGGCAGTGTTGTTACAGTAAAAGCGGCAGGCATACTGAATGGCGTAAATCTGCAGCCCTCTTATTACAATAACGGGAATCCTGTTATCGACTGGGCCCTTATGAAACAACAGACCAAAATTAAAACCGTTCGTATTGAAATCGAACCGGGGTTCGAAACCCAGGCAAAGAACTGGATTTCCGGTGCAGTTAGTAATGGCTTTGCCGTAATTGCTACTTATCACAAGTACACAGTATTGGGATCGGATAACGTTAGTGATTTGAATGCCGCTGCCAACTGGTGGCTGGCTAATTATGCGCAGTTGTCAAAAGCAGGTGCCTTTACTATAAACCTGATAAATGAATGGGGAAGTCATAATCTCTCAGCCAATGCTTATGCCAGTGCTTATAACACAGCTATAGAAACTGTAAGAAAAGTGTATTCCGGAAAGATCATTATAGATATTCCGGGGTGGGGACAGGAAACCGCCGTAGCGGCAGCGGCGGCTAAGGGATATAATGGAGGGATCAAAATAAAGGATACCAACTACATTCTTTCTGCTCATATCTATCCTGGAGCCTGGAATCAGGCTAAAAACAGGTATGTAAATACTTCCGATATAGACGACTTGATTAGCGCAGGCGTACCCTGCATGATCGGAGAATTTGGCAACGCAGGCGGTAGCGGCGCCAACTGGTCTGCAATTGTTGACTACGCTAAAACAAAAGGGCTGGCGGTTTTAGGCTGGTGTTGGAATGGGGATGGAAATGATATGAATATGGTGGCGCCCTCCTGGGCTACTAATGCTACCGCAACTGCTTTTAGCCTTAATAACTACTTTAACGTCGTGTATGATAAGCTGTAA
- a CDS encoding SusC/RagA family TonB-linked outer membrane protein yields the protein MYLKITRKAGMRAAHARKLLLIMKMSAILLTVVSLQVSARSMSQSITLNVKNESLAVIIREIRTQSGFDFFFDKDLLRNARPVTLNVKNATIQDVLDRCLAQSAIAYRIENKVVMLKEKPQTVNYSDFVQMPQEIRGRVTDSTGSPLAGAAIQLKSGLKTVYTNNDGEFVLPAAEPGSVIIISYIGFVAQELAVPAGSAAMRIVLKADVNKLSEIAVVSNGYQTLPRERSTGSFGKPDMEVVANRSFSMNIIQRLDGLVPGIVINNSPNATQNPVLIRGLSTVGRETVPGWGIFEGTNRNPLYVVDGIPVTDVGVVNPQDVADITVLKDATAASIWGARAANGVVVITTKKGQNTGKIKLQYDAFANFQGKPNTNYYRGMNSRQFIETAEEIFDPQTFPWETSTSFPDSYFGMPPHEVFLYNKARGINVQQAQNGLDSLMAIDNRKQIKDLLYDNAMLTNHTLSVSGGQKQYAFYGSAAFTRDKGYNPGAGTNTYKLNLRQNFSLGSRINFDLITDLSNTISKAKRPVTADSRFYPYQLFRDASGNNLSMAYMKTLSDSVRLDYQNRSQVNLDFVPLDELNYGYTKSDQLFTRNILNVQVKILNGLTFSGTYGYIKSSGKTEAYDDIKSYNSRYELVQFTVAPVAGATPVYYLPNTGGTLATENSSQRNWTVRNQLNYDKNWNNARHQLTVLLGQEAQEQQSVSVSSKVRGYNEQMQSYRQLDYVALSTTGVSGTVIPNAWFTSILSDDYFGRSEVVTRFTSYYANGAYSFKRKYSFNGSLRLDKSSLFGVDKSAQNKPAWSTGLKWFLSSEPFMAKVGAVNSLALRATYGIAGNAPGPGVAASKDILARYQSTLLPNGGGLYVATPANRKLSWESTATLNIGVDFSMLNSRVFGSVDLYQRKTSGLIGPMPLSPLTGSTYVTANVGDLENKGLEVTLSTINVNGRNFRWSSTLNLAYNKNMLSNIVAGFAVTSGSTRIYQQYVTGYPSYAVFAYRYGGLDALGDPQIKLKDGSVTKTPYVSVPDDIAYMGTQQPVWNGGFSNNFSYKGLSLSFNAVFNLGHVMRRETNLFFTGRPSHPGFTGNFSQEFANRWKKPGDEQVTNIPSYVADSYTSYSRRDVSYYQYADINVVSASFIKMRDITLSYQLPQWLIRRISADQVLFRAQISNIMLWKANKYGLDPEFQDATNGSQMMPFGQKAITLGVNLKF from the coding sequence ATGTATCTAAAAATTACCAGGAAAGCTGGTATGCGGGCAGCGCATGCCAGAAAACTTCTGCTTATTATGAAAATGAGCGCTATTTTATTAACGGTGGTCTCCCTCCAGGTGAGTGCCCGTTCTATGAGCCAGTCCATTACGCTCAATGTGAAGAATGAGTCACTGGCTGTTATTATCAGGGAAATAAGAACGCAGTCCGGCTTCGATTTCTTTTTTGATAAGGATTTGCTCAGAAACGCAAGACCCGTTACGCTGAACGTAAAAAACGCAACCATTCAGGATGTCCTCGACCGTTGTCTGGCCCAGTCCGCCATCGCCTATCGCATAGAAAACAAAGTGGTAATGCTGAAGGAAAAACCGCAGACTGTGAACTACAGCGATTTCGTGCAAATGCCGCAGGAAATCCGCGGCCGCGTAACCGACTCTACCGGTTCTCCATTGGCGGGTGCTGCGATACAATTGAAATCAGGGCTGAAAACTGTTTATACCAATAACGACGGCGAATTCGTACTTCCGGCAGCAGAACCCGGGTCCGTTATAATAATCTCCTATATTGGGTTCGTTGCACAGGAGCTTGCTGTGCCAGCGGGCAGTGCGGCAATGCGTATTGTTTTGAAAGCCGATGTCAACAAGCTTTCTGAAATTGCAGTAGTCTCTAACGGTTATCAAACCCTACCAAGAGAAAGAAGTACTGGCTCTTTCGGAAAGCCCGATATGGAAGTAGTTGCCAACCGTTCCTTTAGCATGAATATTATTCAACGGCTCGACGGCCTTGTGCCAGGTATCGTTATCAACAATAGCCCGAATGCAACACAAAACCCTGTTTTAATACGTGGCCTTTCTACAGTAGGCAGGGAAACAGTACCCGGATGGGGTATCTTTGAAGGTACAAACAGGAATCCTTTATATGTTGTCGATGGCATTCCCGTCACAGATGTAGGTGTTGTGAATCCGCAGGATGTTGCCGACATTACGGTCTTAAAAGATGCCACCGCTGCTTCCATCTGGGGAGCCAGAGCCGCCAATGGCGTAGTCGTTATCACTACTAAAAAAGGCCAGAATACCGGTAAAATAAAACTGCAGTACGATGCCTTCGCGAATTTCCAGGGTAAACCCAATACAAACTATTACCGGGGCATGAATAGCAGGCAGTTTATCGAAACTGCAGAAGAAATATTCGACCCGCAAACTTTTCCCTGGGAAACTTCTACTTCCTTTCCCGATTCCTACTTTGGAATGCCACCTCATGAAGTGTTCCTCTATAATAAAGCCCGGGGTATTAATGTACAACAGGCCCAAAACGGACTGGATAGCCTTATGGCTATAGATAATAGAAAACAGATAAAAGATCTGCTCTACGATAATGCGATGCTCACTAATCATACTTTGTCTGTATCTGGTGGACAAAAGCAGTATGCTTTTTATGGATCCGCTGCTTTTACAAGAGATAAAGGATATAATCCCGGAGCCGGAACGAATACTTATAAACTCAACCTGAGACAGAACTTCTCCCTCGGCTCGCGCATTAATTTCGACCTCATAACCGATCTTAGCAATACTATCTCCAAAGCAAAAAGACCTGTTACTGCCGATTCCCGCTTTTATCCCTACCAGTTATTCCGCGATGCCAGTGGTAATAATCTGTCAATGGCATATATGAAAACGCTTAGCGATTCCGTAAGGCTCGACTACCAGAACCGTAGCCAGGTAAACCTTGATTTTGTTCCCCTCGATGAACTGAATTATGGTTACACTAAGTCCGATCAGCTCTTTACTCGTAACATTTTAAATGTACAGGTTAAAATATTGAACGGACTAACCTTCTCCGGTACTTACGGCTATATAAAAAGCTCCGGCAAAACAGAGGCTTATGATGATATCAAAAGCTACAACTCCCGTTACGAATTGGTGCAGTTTACCGTAGCGCCTGTAGCAGGAGCCACTCCTGTTTACTATCTGCCTAATACGGGTGGTACTTTGGCGACCGAAAATTCAAGCCAACGTAACTGGACAGTCAGAAATCAATTGAACTACGATAAAAACTGGAATAACGCCAGGCACCAGTTGACAGTATTGCTGGGGCAGGAAGCGCAGGAACAACAGTCTGTATCAGTATCCTCTAAAGTAAGGGGCTACAACGAGCAAATGCAGAGTTACAGGCAACTCGATTATGTCGCGCTTAGTACTACCGGAGTGTCCGGTACGGTTATCCCAAACGCATGGTTCACCAGTATCTTGAGCGATGATTATTTTGGACGATCTGAAGTTGTGACAAGGTTTACCTCGTATTATGCAAATGGAGCGTACAGCTTTAAAAGAAAGTATTCCTTTAATGGAAGTCTGCGTCTCGATAAAAGCAGTCTCTTTGGAGTAGATAAATCAGCCCAGAACAAACCGGCTTGGAGTACAGGTCTGAAATGGTTCCTGTCTTCTGAGCCGTTTATGGCGAAGGTTGGTGCCGTAAATAGCCTCGCATTGCGTGCTACATACGGTATTGCAGGTAATGCGCCCGGCCCCGGTGTGGCTGCCTCTAAAGACATTCTGGCCAGATACCAGAGTACGCTGCTCCCCAATGGTGGCGGCCTTTATGTGGCAACTCCCGCAAACAGAAAGTTAAGTTGGGAAAGTACTGCAACACTTAATATCGGAGTGGATTTTTCGATGCTGAACAGCAGGGTGTTCGGTTCAGTAGATCTTTATCAAAGAAAAACTTCAGGATTGATAGGCCCTATGCCGCTAAGCCCGCTTACAGGTTCCACTTATGTAACCGCGAATGTTGGCGACCTGGAGAATAAAGGACTGGAAGTAACACTTAGCACTATCAACGTGAATGGTAGAAATTTCAGGTGGAGCAGTACCCTCAATCTTGCTTACAATAAAAATATGTTGAGCAACATTGTCGCTGGCTTCGCTGTTACCTCAGGCAGCACCAGGATCTACCAACAGTATGTTACAGGATATCCTTCTTATGCTGTTTTCGCTTACCGCTATGGAGGACTCGATGCACTTGGCGACCCCCAGATTAAACTGAAAGACGGCTCGGTAACTAAAACGCCATATGTGTCTGTGCCGGATGATATTGCTTATATGGGTACGCAACAGCCGGTATGGAATGGTGGCTTTAGCAATAACTTCAGTTATAAAGGACTTTCCCTGAGCTTTAACGCCGTATTTAACTTAGGACATGTAATGAGAAGAGAAACCAATCTTTTCTTTACAGGCAGGCCTTCGCATCCGGGATTCACGGGTAATTTTTCACAGGAATTTGCTAACCGCTGGAAAAAGCCCGGCGATGAACAGGTTACTAATATACCGTCCTATGTGGCAGATTCCTATACAAGCTATTCACGCCGTGATGTAAGTTATTATCAGTATGCCGACATTAACGTGGTAAGTGCATCATTTATTAAGATGAGGGATATTACCCTTAGCTATCAGTTGCCACAGTGGCTCATCAGGAGAATCAGTGCCGATCAGGTATTGTTCCGCGCACAAATTTCCAATATAATGCTTTGGAAGGCTAACAAATATGGTCTTGATCCCGAATTCCAGGATGCTACTAACGGAAGCCAGATGATGCCGTTCGGACAAAAGGCCATCACCCTTGGTGTTAATTTGAAATTCTAA
- a CDS encoding glycoside hydrolase family 98 domain-containing protein, which yields MKSTLLLKSRHRFAWLIALLLFAPFALHAQSAPLRRPISPSQPMWLIHIDSWNQADPQKIINMVPADIRPYVVFNISISINHDRLTSKWLQAEYGYEIAKSWLRVCAENRVWAMIQQSSGGFQHFSQSDLTVYEEFYRDYPNFIGFSYAEQFWGFDGSLQPPSSSSYDPLSPPWADRINLFANLLQLSNRYGGYLVVSWCPNQWNPNINPIGMLKRNAAFAAACRNYTENYILCEKYTQQTYQHDMESTCMGAYMSGYAGQYGIRYDETGWTDSTGTHANFTPATGVAPHLEHIMLTGQTVIDGTELIMTQQSRELNTAATPDGFTTRRWEFYPQLYNVNLDLFRKILDGHVRIPTRREVIDRTKVIIVNDVSSGSNQDQYSTPQTLFEGLYRMDTDGNYELNKSFFKKTGRYPSIPIAYQLDDTDANSFQVKINKSAYASRWPNITAKVNEMNTLFPSEYTGTLYAGRHENGWVTYNPFKTNQTATASIPFKYNTCSSMELSYAQYSAGVIKEYSNRLNIYLNNYDNVINTGLKTDIIRINGASTQPTWSYTDRGSHQASAVSGSWSGGVFTLTVQHNGPLDITINCAGTATGRLTSYTTATLVTPTQPPIYAGPLQHEAEHFDYRSINGNTANGASGTVRSYTGQGYLRFGTNAAASIRDTVSLQYAGSYQLRTRYSLTGGNVNTIGIYVNGSLVATPVFNQTDSNSAWAVQTQNITLNAGNNVIEFRASGAASNGVYFDNIEIVPISSGGNIIQENTTGFCSVNGTVDSNNGGYTGAGFANTDNAAGNGINWKVNFASTGTKSFTFRYASIDTRAANLLINGTVVAANVSFPSTGSWTNWSTVTVYTSFTSGIRDIRLEATGTSGLPNVDYMEVVGGTAAACTSGLSTVMATSVTSNDDKAQKLTAKTAGIEIFPNPAVHHVTVRLDSRWKAGDQLTLCDATGKRVEIRRIKGNAEQVNVSKLPPGMYFINVFNNSGIHVSLPVIKQ from the coding sequence ATGAAATCTACACTCTTGCTAAAGAGCAGGCATCGTTTTGCCTGGCTCATAGCCCTACTATTGTTTGCACCATTTGCATTACATGCGCAGTCGGCCCCACTACGCCGGCCTATATCACCTTCACAACCGATGTGGCTGATACACATTGATTCCTGGAACCAGGCAGATCCGCAGAAGATCATCAATATGGTTCCTGCTGATATTCGCCCTTACGTCGTTTTCAATATTTCTATTTCTATTAATCACGACCGGCTTACCAGCAAATGGTTACAGGCAGAGTATGGTTATGAAATAGCGAAATCGTGGTTAAGAGTATGTGCAGAGAACCGCGTATGGGCAATGATACAGCAGTCCAGCGGTGGTTTTCAACACTTTTCGCAATCGGACCTCACCGTTTATGAGGAGTTTTACCGCGACTACCCGAACTTCATTGGCTTCAGCTATGCCGAGCAGTTCTGGGGATTTGACGGCAGTTTGCAACCTCCCAGTTCCAGCAGCTACGATCCGCTCTCGCCGCCCTGGGCCGACCGTATTAACTTGTTTGCCAACCTGCTGCAGCTGAGTAACCGTTATGGCGGCTACCTGGTAGTAAGCTGGTGTCCGAACCAGTGGAATCCCAACATCAATCCTATTGGTATGCTCAAAAGAAATGCAGCATTTGCGGCGGCCTGCCGTAACTATACAGAGAATTATATTCTTTGTGAGAAGTACACGCAACAGACCTACCAGCACGATATGGAAAGCACGTGTATGGGTGCGTATATGTCGGGTTATGCAGGACAATATGGTATCCGTTATGATGAAACCGGCTGGACAGATTCTACCGGCACCCATGCGAATTTTACACCAGCGACCGGCGTAGCCCCTCACCTGGAGCATATTATGCTTACAGGGCAGACAGTGATTGACGGCACGGAATTAATTATGACACAACAGTCGCGCGAACTAAATACCGCGGCAACGCCTGACGGGTTTACCACGCGGCGCTGGGAATTTTACCCGCAGCTTTATAATGTGAACCTGGACCTGTTCCGGAAAATACTGGATGGTCATGTACGCATTCCCACCCGCAGGGAAGTGATCGACCGTACCAAGGTGATCATCGTAAATGATGTAAGCAGCGGCAGCAACCAGGATCAATACAGTACACCGCAGACGCTGTTTGAAGGATTGTACCGCATGGATACTGACGGCAACTATGAACTCAACAAAAGCTTTTTCAAGAAAACAGGCCGGTACCCGTCTATTCCCATCGCCTACCAGCTTGACGATACGGATGCTAATTCTTTCCAGGTGAAGATCAACAAATCGGCCTATGCCAGCCGCTGGCCGAATATTACCGCCAAGGTAAACGAGATGAACACCTTGTTTCCTTCTGAATATACCGGCACCTTGTATGCCGGACGGCATGAGAATGGCTGGGTTACGTACAACCCGTTTAAAACAAATCAAACGGCCACAGCCTCCATCCCCTTTAAATACAACACTTGTAGCTCCATGGAGCTGAGTTATGCCCAGTATTCCGCAGGTGTTATTAAAGAGTACTCCAACAGGCTGAATATTTATCTCAACAATTACGATAATGTCATCAATACCGGCTTAAAAACGGATATCATCCGTATCAATGGTGCCAGTACACAACCTACGTGGTCGTATACGGACAGAGGCAGCCACCAGGCAAGCGCTGTATCAGGCAGTTGGTCGGGTGGCGTGTTTACCTTAACGGTACAACACAACGGGCCATTGGATATTACCATTAACTGTGCGGGTACCGCCACGGGCAGGCTAACCTCCTATACAACTGCCACATTAGTTACTCCTACACAGCCGCCCATTTATGCAGGACCGCTACAACATGAAGCGGAACATTTTGACTATAGAAGCATCAACGGCAATACAGCCAATGGCGCCAGCGGCACCGTACGCAGCTATACAGGGCAGGGTTATCTGCGTTTTGGCACCAATGCGGCAGCCAGTATACGTGATACCGTTAGCCTTCAATATGCCGGCAGTTACCAATTGCGCACCCGTTATTCTTTAACCGGAGGCAATGTAAACACCATAGGTATTTATGTCAACGGCAGCCTGGTAGCTACTCCTGTTTTCAATCAAACAGACAGCAACAGCGCCTGGGCTGTGCAAACACAAAATATTACACTAAATGCAGGCAACAACGTTATTGAGTTTCGTGCGAGCGGAGCAGCTTCCAACGGGGTGTATTTTGATAACATAGAGATAGTGCCGATAAGCAGCGGCGGCAATATCATACAGGAAAACACAACAGGTTTCTGCAGCGTTAACGGCACTGTAGACAGTAATAACGGAGGTTATACCGGCGCGGGTTTTGCGAATACCGATAACGCTGCCGGTAACGGTATCAACTGGAAAGTAAATTTCGCCTCAACCGGCACTAAATCATTTACCTTCCGGTATGCCTCTATCGATACCCGGGCAGCCAACCTACTGATAAACGGCACTGTTGTAGCCGCCAATGTCAGCTTTCCTTCTACCGGCTCATGGACCAACTGGAGTACGGTTACTGTATATACCAGCTTTACATCTGGTATCAGGGATATAAGACTGGAAGCTACCGGCACCAGCGGCTTACCCAATGTAGATTATATGGAAGTAGTGGGCGGTACGGCAGCAGCGTGTACCAGCGGGCTCAGTACCGTTATGGCAACATCGGTTACCAGCAATGACGACAAGGCACAGAAGCTGACGGCTAAAACGGCAGGTATTGAAATATTTCCCAACCCTGCCGTACACCATGTAACCGTACGCTTAGACAGCCGCTGGAAAGCAGGAGATCAACTAACATTATGTGACGCCACGGGCAAACGCGTGGAAATAAGACGCATTAAAGGCAATGCAGAACAGGTAAATGTATCAAAACTACCTCCGGGTATGTATTTCATCAATGTTTTCAATAACAGCGGCATACATGTTTCGCTGCCAGTTATTAAACAATAG
- a CDS encoding carbohydrate-binding protein, with product MKHMYFQSLAALAVLCLLFCKTTAQVTIPVGSTTRSMIVYVPTNLPANQPLIISMHGSGQGADYQQNASKWEPIADTAKFAVVFPSGINKQWDISGTSDINFITAIIDTMYRRYAINRNRVYLSGFSMGGMMTYHAATQIANKIAAFAPVSGYPLWGSNYNSSRPVPIIHVHGDADDVVTYNNLGTYLNGWINRNQCPTTPQITQPYPSSKPNSVATKRYWGPGLAQSEVVLITLAGKGHWYSMDSVNGVNTSQEIWNFVKRFSLGAVIEENSVGFCNVDGTIDTNYPGYTGSGFANTNNAAGNGIRWSVNFPNAGTQTFAFRYAAIDNRPAKLLINGVTVAANINFPATSSWSNWTTISVPASVSAGVSSVRLEATGGSGLPNIDRLEVTEGTGATCTSNILAVAADSTGSKNLHVSDVTPAEQQISVYPNPASSYIIVKVGKYWKPGDQLLLFNAQGKTLQRRVLKGNQEELNVASLSTGVYYVQVSNKRQQRASQSFLKK from the coding sequence ATGAAACACATGTACTTCCAAAGCTTAGCGGCGTTAGCCGTTCTATGCCTGCTTTTCTGTAAAACCACCGCACAGGTTACCATACCCGTAGGATCCACCACCCGGAGCATGATCGTGTATGTACCAACGAATCTGCCGGCGAACCAACCTTTGATTATTTCGATGCATGGTTCGGGGCAGGGCGCCGATTACCAGCAAAATGCGTCTAAATGGGAGCCTATCGCCGATACGGCGAAGTTTGCAGTGGTATTTCCCAGTGGTATTAATAAACAATGGGATATCAGCGGCACTTCTGATATCAATTTTATTACTGCCATAATAGACACTATGTACCGGCGCTATGCTATTAACCGTAACCGGGTATATCTCTCCGGCTTTTCTATGGGGGGCATGATGACTTATCATGCAGCAACGCAAATAGCGAATAAGATTGCTGCTTTCGCACCAGTATCCGGTTATCCTTTGTGGGGCTCTAATTATAATAGTTCCCGTCCAGTACCCATCATTCATGTACATGGGGATGCCGATGATGTGGTCACATATAATAACCTGGGAACTTACCTCAATGGCTGGATCAACAGGAACCAATGTCCCACCACTCCACAGATCACCCAACCCTACCCATCCAGCAAGCCCAATTCTGTAGCCACCAAAAGATACTGGGGACCTGGTTTAGCGCAATCGGAAGTAGTACTCATTACACTGGCTGGTAAAGGGCACTGGTATTCCATGGATTCAGTAAACGGCGTAAACACCAGCCAGGAGATATGGAATTTTGTTAAAAGGTTTTCTCTCGGCGCTGTTATAGAGGAGAACAGCGTTGGGTTCTGCAATGTAGACGGCACTATCGATACTAATTACCCGGGTTATACAGGCAGCGGTTTTGCGAACACCAATAATGCAGCTGGTAATGGTATAAGATGGAGTGTAAACTTTCCCAATGCCGGCACGCAGACCTTTGCTTTCCGATATGCTGCTATCGACAACCGGCCGGCGAAGCTGTTGATCAACGGTGTAACCGTGGCAGCGAATATCAATTTTCCTGCTACCAGCTCCTGGAGTAACTGGACTACCATATCGGTTCCTGCTTCTGTAAGTGCGGGAGTTTCGAGTGTAAGGCTGGAAGCTACCGGTGGCAGTGGTTTACCCAATATTGACCGGCTGGAAGTAACTGAAGGTACGGGTGCTACATGTACATCCAATATTCTTGCTGTAGCGGCAGACAGTACGGGAAGCAAGAACCTGCATGTATCGGACGTTACGCCAGCAGAACAGCAGATTTCAGTATACCCTAACCCTGCTTCCAGTTATATTATTGTGAAGGTTGGTAAGTACTGGAAGCCAGGGGATCAGCTTCTACTCTTTAATGCACAAGGAAAAACACTTCAACGCCGTGTGTTAAAGGGAAACCAGGAGGAGTTGAATGTAGCCTCTTTATCGACAGGCGTTTATTATGTACAAGTATCCAATAAACGGCAGCAGCGAGCCAGCCAGTCCTTTCTTAAAAAGTAA
- a CDS encoding FecR family protein: protein MHRIFIRYINDGCDEAEVKLLLDYFKLDENEDLLKKYILEELEQGEWDGDLPVDLDNHLHAVYAQVSTHIKPVSKPFVKKLYFRLAAAAIIILALVSVYLFTAQPAKNNETANRAASILPGRNQAVLTMADGRTIALNDAINGQLASENGITVKKTADGQIIYETAADNTATGKTTYNTIQTPAGGQWQVVLPDRTHVWLNASSSISYPVSFVGKERLVKLSGEAYFEVSSNKTLPFVVESGNQLVEVLGTSFNIMAYSNEQQITTTLFNGAVNVKAAGKKQQLAPGEQVLNKLNGIELVKGADLEEVIAWKNGYFKFNSGIEEIMNKIARWYNVRIIYENKPDPSQKFEGEISRWRNLNEILHIMEYTGKVHFKVQENTIIVNK from the coding sequence TTGCATAGAATTTTTATCAGATATATAAATGACGGCTGCGACGAAGCGGAAGTGAAGCTGTTGCTTGACTATTTTAAGTTGGATGAAAACGAAGACCTGCTCAAAAAATATATTCTTGAAGAATTGGAGCAGGGAGAATGGGATGGAGATTTACCGGTCGATCTGGACAATCATTTACATGCTGTTTATGCCCAGGTAAGTACTCATATAAAGCCGGTATCGAAGCCATTCGTGAAAAAACTTTATTTCCGGCTTGCTGCAGCAGCGATTATCATACTGGCGCTCGTTTCGGTATATCTGTTTACGGCACAACCGGCTAAAAACAATGAAACGGCCAATAGGGCTGCCAGTATTCTCCCCGGCCGGAACCAGGCGGTACTGACAATGGCAGATGGCAGAACAATAGCCTTGAATGATGCCATTAACGGGCAATTGGCTTCGGAAAACGGCATTACTGTAAAAAAGACGGCTGATGGTCAGATTATCTATGAAACGGCGGCTGATAATACCGCTACAGGTAAAACAACCTATAATACCATCCAAACGCCGGCCGGCGGCCAGTGGCAGGTGGTCTTGCCCGATCGTACACATGTATGGCTGAACGCTTCTTCTTCTATATCATATCCCGTTTCCTTCGTGGGCAAAGAACGACTGGTAAAGCTCAGTGGTGAGGCTTATTTTGAAGTAAGCAGTAATAAAACTTTACCGTTTGTTGTAGAAAGCGGCAACCAACTGGTGGAAGTATTGGGAACCTCCTTTAATATCATGGCCTATAGTAATGAACAACAAATCACTACTACGCTCTTCAACGGTGCTGTGAATGTGAAGGCAGCCGGTAAAAAACAGCAGCTGGCGCCGGGAGAACAGGTGTTGAATAAACTGAATGGAATAGAGCTGGTCAAAGGAGCAGACCTCGAAGAAGTGATCGCATGGAAAAATGGCTACTTCAAATTTAATAGTGGTATCGAAGAAATTATGAATAAGATAGCGCGTTGGTATAACGTCCGTATTATTTATGAGAATAAACCAGATCCGTCTCAAAAGTTCGAAGGCGAAATATCAAGATGGAGAAATTTAAATGAGATCCTCCATATTATGGAGTACACAGGAAAAGTACACTTCAAAGTACAGGAAAATACAATTATTGTTAACAAATAA
- a CDS encoding RNA polymerase sigma factor: MQLQRGHEPAFNALYKAYSKPLYMRTLRLVKNKNVADELLQEVFIRLWNSREQVNPEKSFQSYLFTIAQHIIYNYFRKAASDNRLMETLLLRHPGHYLNIDQLLENKETHQLLYRAIERLTPQRKLVFCLCKLEGKSYEEVSRIMNISVATVNSHMTQALAFLKADLLKNREFLLLLFCIAGIGKP; the protein is encoded by the coding sequence TTGCAACTGCAACGGGGTCACGAGCCTGCTTTCAATGCGCTTTACAAGGCCTATAGCAAGCCGTTATATATGAGAACGCTTCGCCTGGTAAAAAACAAAAATGTTGCAGACGAGCTTTTACAGGAGGTATTCATAAGATTATGGAACAGCCGAGAACAGGTTAACCCCGAAAAATCATTTCAATCTTATCTTTTTACCATTGCCCAGCATATTATTTACAACTACTTCAGAAAGGCAGCATCCGACAATAGGCTAATGGAGACGTTACTTCTGCGACATCCCGGGCACTATTTGAACATAGACCAGTTACTGGAGAACAAAGAGACCCATCAACTCCTGTACCGTGCTATTGAAAGGCTTACTCCGCAACGAAAACTTGTTTTCTGTCTTTGCAAGCTGGAAGGCAAGAGTTATGAAGAAGTAAGCCGGATTATGAATATATCGGTAGCCACGGTAAACAGTCATATGACACAAGCACTGGCCTTTTTAAAGGCCGACCTTCTGAAGAACCGGGAGTTCTTACTACTGCTTTTTTGTATTGCGGGCATAGGAAAGCCATAG